In Methylomonas sp. MK1, the following are encoded in one genomic region:
- a CDS encoding ShlB/FhaC/HecB family hemolysin secretion/activation protein, producing the protein MQPTLRNRKLIRIRLSAAALAFLISCLAAGQAAEVVPEAGSILRNIKPEPILPGDSNVPFEISEQPAPAGEGDIRIQVKGWKISGTELIGEAELQAFLKDHIGKDLSLAELRKITRDIAEYYQQRGFFARAVLPAQQIRDGIVEILIREAKLGKVEVDDPAATYRNDIPRQTMLAAQPAGDALRLADMQRGILLLNDLTGGTISSTLKAGERAGESDLLLKIDPSNLISGSVDYSNTGVRSVGMNQFGGSLNLNNPLRLGDLASLRVQGGSGNVYGRVAYSLPVGYSGLRIGLAASALDYTLGEPFQSLDAQGSAWTGGTFATYPLLRGVSTNLYVVSGFDDRHYYNTSLGSVVSDKEVQSGYIGLSGDHQDDWLGSAVTLFGATMVAGNLDLSGSLVDQTQNRATARAGGAYQKFSLNASRLQSLTDKLRFYAGVSGQLATKNLDSSEKFSLGGPFGIRAYPVNEALGDEGYLMNFELRYEVYEHVELVGFIDHGGITLHNELWPNATEGGPNHYTLSGGGVGINWVVPGNFIIRGSVAQRIGANPARSGDGNDSDGTYKAPHFWVSLSKAF; encoded by the coding sequence ATGCAACCGACCCTAAGAAATCGCAAACTCATCCGGATTCGGCTCAGTGCCGCTGCCTTAGCTTTCCTAATCAGTTGTCTGGCTGCCGGACAAGCGGCTGAAGTGGTTCCCGAGGCGGGGTCGATTCTACGAAATATCAAACCCGAACCGATTTTGCCTGGCGACTCGAACGTCCCGTTCGAAATTTCGGAGCAACCGGCGCCTGCCGGTGAAGGCGACATCCGTATCCAAGTCAAGGGTTGGAAAATCAGCGGCACCGAGTTGATTGGCGAAGCTGAACTCCAGGCATTTCTGAAAGACCATATCGGCAAGGACTTGAGCTTGGCCGAACTGCGCAAAATCACTCGCGATATTGCGGAGTATTACCAGCAACGTGGCTTTTTCGCCCGCGCGGTATTGCCCGCTCAGCAAATTCGCGACGGCATCGTCGAAATTCTGATCCGCGAAGCCAAATTAGGCAAAGTCGAGGTCGACGACCCGGCCGCCACCTACCGAAACGACATTCCCCGACAAACCATGTTGGCGGCTCAGCCGGCAGGGGACGCTTTGCGATTGGCCGATATGCAACGCGGCATCCTCCTGCTGAACGATCTGACCGGCGGCACTATTTCTTCCACCTTGAAGGCCGGCGAAAGAGCCGGCGAATCCGACCTGCTGCTGAAAATCGACCCCAGCAATTTAATCAGCGGCTCTGTAGATTACAGCAATACCGGCGTGCGCTCGGTCGGCATGAACCAATTCGGCGGATCGCTAAACCTGAATAATCCCTTGCGCCTCGGCGATCTGGCCTCGTTACGCGTTCAAGGCGGCAGCGGTAACGTTTATGGCCGAGTTGCTTATTCGCTGCCGGTAGGCTACTCGGGGTTGCGGATTGGCCTGGCCGCGTCCGCGCTGGACTATACTCTAGGCGAGCCCTTTCAGTCGTTGGACGCCCAAGGCTCGGCGTGGACCGGCGGCACCTTCGCAACCTATCCGTTGCTTCGCGGTGTGAGCACGAATCTTTACGTTGTCAGCGGTTTCGATGATCGCCACTACTACAATACCAGCCTTGGTAGCGTGGTCAGCGACAAGGAAGTGCAAAGCGGTTACATCGGCCTGAGCGGCGATCATCAGGACGACTGGCTAGGCAGCGCGGTAACGCTATTTGGCGCAACAATGGTGGCCGGCAACCTGGATTTGTCGGGAAGCCTGGTCGACCAAACTCAAAACCGGGCCACAGCCCGCGCCGGTGGTGCCTATCAAAAGTTCTCACTTAACGCCTCCCGCCTACAAAGCCTGACCGACAAATTACGCTTCTATGCCGGCGTCAGCGGACAACTGGCCACTAAAAATCTGGATTCTTCCGAAAAGTTCAGTCTGGGTGGCCCCTTTGGCATCAGAGCTTATCCAGTCAACGAGGCCCTGGGCGACGAAGGCTATCTGATGAATTTCGAACTACGGTACGAGGTTTACGAGCATGTTGAGTTGGTCGGCTTCATCGACCATGGCGGTATAACGCTGCACAACGAACTATGGCCGAATGCCACCGAAGGCGGCCCTAACCATTACACGCTCAGCGGCGGCGGCGTCGGAATCAACTGGGTGGTACCCGGCAATTTCATCATCCGCGGCAGCGTCGCCCAACGCATAGGCGCCAACCCAGCCCGCTCGGGAGACGGCAACGATTCGGACGGTACTTACAAAGCGCCTCATTTTTGGGTCAGCTTGAGCAAAGCGTTTTAA
- a CDS encoding SapC family protein, translating into MDNQLLFYKRIVSLNPAAHGRLHIAPSEDVGYARVSNSVPLIGPEFSEAGKEYPIAFAKAGDGQFVPVAVLGLNDGENLFVNGAGRWIGHYIPAFVRRYPFVPAEQAEDKQLVVCFDETSPRFNETAGEPLLVDGEPSAYLQQIIGFLREFHAESQRTAQFAATLHELDLLTERRADAVSPSGERYSLSGLWVVDQARFQKIGSDALDSLFQTGWLGLIYLHLASLSNFARLLERKAAASTEKPH; encoded by the coding sequence GTGGATAACCAATTGCTATTTTACAAACGCATCGTCAGCCTGAACCCCGCCGCTCATGGTCGGTTGCATATCGCGCCGTCCGAAGACGTCGGTTACGCGCGAGTCAGTAACTCGGTGCCGCTGATTGGTCCGGAATTCAGCGAAGCCGGCAAGGAATATCCGATCGCTTTCGCCAAAGCCGGCGACGGCCAATTCGTTCCGGTCGCGGTGCTGGGCTTGAACGACGGTGAAAACCTGTTCGTCAACGGCGCCGGTCGCTGGATCGGACATTACATACCAGCCTTCGTCCGCCGATACCCGTTCGTACCCGCCGAGCAGGCCGAAGACAAGCAATTGGTCGTCTGTTTTGACGAGACTAGCCCGCGTTTTAACGAAACGGCCGGTGAGCCGTTGCTGGTCGACGGCGAACCGTCGGCTTACCTGCAACAAATCATCGGCTTTTTGCGGGAGTTCCACGCCGAATCGCAACGGACCGCACAATTCGCCGCCACCTTGCACGAATTGGACCTCTTAACCGAACGCCGGGCCGATGCGGTATCGCCGAGCGGCGAGCGCTACTCGTTATCAGGTCTTTGGGTCGTGGACCAGGCGCGCTTCCAAAAAATCGGTAGCGATGCGTTGGACAGCCTGTTCCAAACCGGCTGGTTGGGATTGATCTATCTGCACTTGGCGTCGTTGAGCAATTTTGCCCGCCTGTTGGAACGCAAAGCCGCCGCAAGCACCGAAAAACCGCACTGA
- a CDS encoding efflux RND transporter periplasmic adaptor subunit — MAKNARMTLADKQTHSSPVTAIFPGQMHRQALRRGLKLGVAGVILQLAVAGCGDAVTPADPIAAPPPPNVKIAQPLNRETTEWDEYTGRIEAINSVDIRARVGGYLDYVNFTAGAKVKKGDLLFQIDPKPLKAQLNYAQAELERAKTKRELAKNDLSRAENLFKAKAISAEEYDMRTKGLREAAAAVESAEANVYTAKLNLEYTEIRAPISGRVGREMITAGNLVKADDTMLTNIVSIDPVYVYVDADEQSVLRYRRHAQQQGQSAADLKGTPVQLAVADETDFPHQGKLDYIAPREDAATGTLSLRGVFANPDELLSPGFFARLRVQASASYPALLVPDRAVGTDQAQRFVWVINQDNQAEYRQVTPGSRIGELRVIRSGVQAGDWVVVEGVQKLKPGAKVNPERITLTVPGAQ, encoded by the coding sequence ATGGCAAAAAACGCGCGCATGACGCTTGCAGACAAACAGACCCATTCATCGCCGGTTACGGCTATTTTTCCAGGGCAAATGCATCGCCAAGCGTTGCGACGTGGGTTAAAGCTCGGCGTGGCCGGCGTCATCCTGCAACTGGCTGTGGCTGGCTGTGGCGATGCTGTAACCCCTGCCGACCCAATAGCCGCGCCACCGCCGCCCAATGTGAAAATCGCGCAGCCCCTGAACCGGGAAACCACCGAATGGGACGAATACACCGGCCGGATCGAAGCGATCAACTCGGTGGACATTCGCGCCCGCGTCGGCGGTTATTTAGACTACGTCAATTTCACCGCCGGTGCCAAAGTCAAGAAAGGCGACTTGCTGTTTCAGATAGACCCTAAACCGCTGAAAGCCCAGCTTAATTACGCGCAAGCCGAACTGGAGCGCGCCAAAACCAAACGCGAGCTAGCGAAAAACGATTTGAGCCGCGCCGAAAACCTGTTCAAAGCCAAAGCGATTTCCGCGGAAGAATACGATATGCGCACCAAAGGCTTGCGCGAAGCGGCGGCTGCGGTCGAATCTGCGGAAGCCAACGTCTACACCGCAAAATTAAATCTGGAATACACCGAAATCCGCGCGCCAATCAGCGGACGAGTCGGCCGCGAGATGATCACCGCCGGCAACTTAGTAAAAGCCGACGACACCATGCTGACCAATATTGTTTCCATCGATCCGGTATACGTTTACGTCGATGCCGACGAACAATCGGTATTGCGTTACCGTCGGCATGCTCAGCAACAAGGCCAAAGTGCCGCCGATTTGAAAGGTACGCCGGTGCAACTGGCGGTTGCCGACGAAACCGATTTTCCGCATCAAGGCAAACTGGACTACATCGCCCCGCGCGAGGATGCCGCTACCGGCACGCTGAGCTTGCGCGGCGTATTCGCCAATCCAGACGAATTACTCAGCCCCGGCTTCTTCGCCCGCTTGCGGGTGCAAGCCTCGGCATCGTACCCTGCCCTGTTAGTGCCCGACCGCGCCGTCGGCACCGATCAGGCGCAGCGGTTTGTCTGGGTCATCAACCAGGACAACCAAGCCGAGTACCGTCAAGTTACCCCAGGCTCGCGCATCGGCGAGTTGCGAGTGATCCGCAGCGGCGTGCAAGCCGGTGATTGGGTGGTAGTGGAAGGCGTGCAAAAACTCAAACCCGGCGCCAAAGTCAATCCGGAGCGCATCACTTTGACCGTGCCTGGAGCGCAATAA
- a CDS encoding efflux RND transporter permease subunit, with protein MDKFSHFFIDRPIFAAVLSIVIVLVGGLALIGLPIAQYPEIAPPTVVVSTNYPGANAKVVAETVATPIEQEVNGVEDMLYMSSQSTNSGAMSLTVTFKPGANLDKAQVLVQNRVALAEPKLPEEVRRQGLSVKKRSPDLSLVVNLVSPDKRYDSVYMSNYALLQIRDTLARLPGVGDILLFGARDYSMRLWLNPQTIAARNLTAAEVVNAVREQNVQVAAGVVGQQPSPNSAEYQYTVSTLGRLSTPEQFGEIVIKQGENGQVTRLRDVARIELGAKDYNSGLYLDGDETVGLAIFQLPGSNAIDTKNAVMAAMEKLKTRFPEGLDYKLVYDTVVFVEQSIDAVVETLFEALLLVVLVVIVFLQNWRAAVIPLLAVPVSLIGTFAVMSALGISLNTLSLFGLVLAIGIVVDDAIVVVENVERHIAEGLHAREATRLAMSEVVGPVVATALVLVAVFVPTAFITGVSGAFYKQFALTIAVSTVISAFNSLTLSPALCALLLDRAHDNKDAFTKIFDKLFGWFFGAFNRFFERFSLGYSRLVGRLIRVTAVVLVLYVGLNGLNFLAFEKVPTGFIPQQDQGYLVLYAQLPDAASLARTQDVVQQASKIILDTQGVQHVNAYAGWSVLSGANQSNVATMFARLGEFTDRAGHPELHADEIVKTLTQRLSVIPNARIAVFAPPPIRGMSSVGGFKLQIEDRNNAGVDELQRVTNEMLGKGNQQPGLVGLFSTFRSGVPQLFVDVDRTRVKAMDVPLKDVFDTLQIYLGSLYVNDFNAFGRTYQVTAQSDAPFRMLPGDIDQLKTKNRQGGMVPLGAVSEVKEIAGPDKITRYNMYPAAEINGGTLPGISSGQAIDTMSKLLSAELPPGFDFEWTELSLQQVLAGNVAMLVFPLSVIFVFLALAAQYESWSLPFAVILIVPMCILSSMAGVWLSNMDNNIFTQIGFIVLVGLASKNAILIVEFAKQRQESGLNRFEAAVEASRIRLRPILMTSFAFIMGVFPLVIAQGAGAESRRLLGTAVFSGMIGVTVFGLLLTPVFYVVVQAIAQRLRPATTDLTTHQPAIEAHK; from the coding sequence ATGGATAAATTCAGTCATTTTTTTATCGACCGGCCGATCTTCGCGGCGGTGTTGTCGATTGTGATCGTGTTGGTCGGCGGTCTGGCCTTAATCGGCCTGCCGATTGCCCAATACCCGGAAATCGCTCCGCCCACGGTCGTGGTCAGCACCAACTATCCCGGCGCCAATGCCAAAGTAGTCGCGGAAACGGTAGCAACGCCGATCGAGCAGGAAGTGAACGGTGTGGAAGACATGCTGTATATGTCGTCGCAGTCCACCAATAGCGGCGCGATGTCCTTGACCGTCACCTTCAAGCCCGGTGCCAATCTGGATAAAGCCCAGGTTTTGGTGCAAAACCGGGTGGCACTGGCCGAACCTAAGTTGCCGGAAGAAGTGCGTCGGCAAGGTTTGAGCGTGAAAAAGCGCAGCCCGGATTTAAGTCTGGTGGTTAACCTGGTTTCGCCGGACAAACGTTACGATAGCGTTTACATGAGTAACTACGCACTGCTGCAAATCCGCGACACCTTGGCGCGCTTGCCCGGCGTGGGTGATATTCTGCTATTCGGCGCCCGCGACTACAGCATGCGCCTGTGGCTGAACCCGCAAACCATCGCTGCCCGCAACCTGACCGCCGCCGAAGTGGTGAATGCGGTACGCGAACAAAACGTGCAAGTGGCGGCCGGCGTGGTCGGTCAGCAACCCTCGCCGAACAGCGCCGAATACCAATACACCGTCAGCACGCTGGGCCGCCTTAGCACCCCCGAGCAATTTGGCGAGATCGTCATCAAGCAAGGCGAAAACGGCCAAGTCACCCGCTTGAGAGACGTGGCGCGCATCGAACTCGGCGCCAAGGATTACAATTCCGGTTTGTATTTGGACGGCGACGAAACTGTCGGCCTGGCAATTTTCCAACTACCCGGTTCCAATGCCATCGACACAAAAAATGCGGTGATGGCGGCGATGGAAAAACTGAAGACCCGTTTCCCGGAAGGCCTGGATTACAAACTGGTGTACGACACCGTGGTCTTCGTGGAGCAATCGATAGACGCGGTGGTCGAGACCCTATTCGAAGCTTTGCTGCTGGTCGTCTTGGTGGTGATCGTGTTCCTGCAAAACTGGCGCGCGGCAGTAATCCCGCTGCTGGCGGTGCCGGTTTCGTTGATCGGCACCTTTGCGGTGATGTCAGCCTTGGGTATTTCCTTAAACACCCTGTCGCTTTTCGGCTTGGTGCTGGCTATCGGCATCGTCGTGGACGACGCCATCGTGGTGGTGGAAAACGTCGAGCGACATATCGCCGAAGGCCTGCATGCTCGTGAAGCCACACGCTTGGCCATGTCCGAGGTGGTGGGACCGGTGGTCGCCACGGCATTGGTGTTGGTGGCGGTATTCGTGCCCACGGCGTTTATCACCGGCGTATCGGGCGCGTTTTATAAACAGTTTGCCTTGACTATTGCGGTGTCCACGGTTATTTCGGCGTTTAACTCCTTGACGCTGAGCCCGGCATTATGCGCCTTGCTGCTGGACCGCGCTCACGACAACAAGGACGCGTTCACCAAAATATTCGACAAACTGTTCGGTTGGTTTTTCGGCGCGTTTAACCGTTTTTTCGAGCGTTTCAGCCTGGGCTATTCGCGTTTGGTCGGCCGTTTGATCCGCGTCACCGCTGTCGTTCTGGTGCTGTATGTCGGCCTGAACGGCTTGAATTTCCTGGCATTTGAGAAAGTACCGACCGGTTTTATTCCGCAACAGGACCAAGGCTATCTGGTTTTGTACGCGCAATTGCCTGACGCCGCTTCCCTGGCCCGCACCCAGGACGTGGTACAGCAAGCCAGCAAGATCATTCTGGATACCCAAGGCGTGCAGCACGTCAACGCCTACGCCGGCTGGTCGGTGTTAAGCGGGGCTAATCAGTCCAATGTGGCCACCATGTTCGCGCGCTTAGGTGAATTTACCGACCGGGCCGGCCACCCAGAATTGCACGCCGACGAGATCGTCAAAACACTTACTCAGCGCCTGAGCGTGATCCCCAACGCCCGCATCGCCGTATTCGCTCCACCGCCGATTCGCGGCATGAGTTCGGTCGGCGGTTTTAAACTGCAGATTGAAGACAGAAACAACGCTGGCGTGGACGAATTGCAACGCGTTACCAATGAAATGCTGGGCAAGGGTAATCAACAGCCCGGCTTGGTGGGTCTGTTCAGCACGTTTAGATCCGGCGTGCCACAGTTGTTTGTGGATGTGGATAGAACCCGGGTCAAGGCGATGGACGTACCGTTGAAAGATGTGTTCGACACCTTGCAAATTTATCTGGGCTCCTTATACGTCAACGACTTCAATGCCTTCGGCCGCACTTACCAAGTCACCGCGCAATCCGATGCGCCATTCAGGATGCTACCGGGCGATATTGACCAGTTAAAAACCAAAAATCGCCAAGGCGGCATGGTGCCCTTGGGCGCGGTCAGCGAGGTGAAAGAAATCGCCGGGCCGGACAAAATCACCCGCTACAACATGTACCCGGCCGCGGAAATCAACGGCGGCACCCTACCCGGCATCAGTTCCGGCCAGGCCATCGACACCATGAGCAAGCTGCTGTCCGCCGAATTGCCACCGGGCTTTGATTTCGAATGGACCGAACTGAGTTTGCAACAAGTATTGGCCGGCAACGTGGCCATGCTGGTGTTTCCGCTTAGCGTAATTTTTGTGTTCCTGGCCTTGGCCGCGCAATACGAAAGCTGGTCGCTACCGTTTGCGGTGATTTTGATCGTACCGATGTGTATTTTGTCGTCGATGGCCGGAGTTTGGCTGAGCAATATGGACAACAACATCTTCACGCAAATCGGCTTTATCGTCTTGGTGGGACTAGCCAGTAAAAACGCAATTTTGATTGTCGAGTTTGCCAAGCAGCGGCAGGAAAGCGGTTTAAATCGCTTTGAGGCAGCCGTAGAAGCCTCGCGGATTCGGTTACGGCCGATTCTGATGACCTCATTTGCTTTCATCATGGGCGTGTTCCCTTTGGTAATAGCCCAAGGTGCCGGCGCCGAATCCCGGCGTTTGCTGGGCACAGCGGTGTTCAGCGGCATGATCGGCGTCACCGTGTTCGGCTTGTTACTAACGCCAGTGTTTTATGTGGTGGTGCAAGCCATCGCCCAGCGCCTGCGACCCGCAACCACCGATTTAACTACTCATCAACCGGCAATCGAGGCACACAAATGA
- a CDS encoding TetR/AcrR family transcriptional regulator — protein MVKCGRPCKGDEQQSRDRLLDAALQLFLENGYGNLSMETIARDARVSLRTIYSQFGGKAGLFGALIRRCSDQFIGSLSDDCELEEALTIFARQFLFRITRPDVLRMRAILIGESPRFPDLATQFYEQGPRRTLGLLAQFFMRHQQASRIIDMDPYFLADQFISAVRGERLQRLQLGLEPTPDETEIDAWVRQSVGLFLQGCRLAR, from the coding sequence ATGGTCAAATGTGGGCGTCCCTGTAAGGGCGATGAGCAGCAAAGTCGGGACCGATTGCTCGATGCGGCGTTGCAGCTTTTCCTGGAAAACGGTTACGGAAACCTGAGTATGGAAACCATCGCCCGCGATGCGCGAGTTTCGCTGCGCACGATCTATAGCCAATTCGGTGGCAAGGCCGGTCTGTTCGGCGCTTTGATCAGGCGGTGCAGCGACCAGTTTATCGGTAGTCTGTCCGACGATTGCGAATTGGAAGAGGCTTTGACGATTTTTGCCCGGCAGTTTTTGTTTCGTATCACCCGTCCGGATGTATTGCGGATGCGGGCGATATTGATCGGCGAATCGCCCCGATTCCCGGATCTGGCGACACAGTTTTACGAACAAGGACCGCGCCGGACTCTGGGTTTGTTAGCGCAGTTTTTTATGCGCCATCAACAGGCCAGCCGAATAATCGATATGGATCCGTATTTCCTTGCCGACCAATTCATCAGCGCGGTGCGTGGCGAACGCTTACAGCGGTTACAGTTGGGTTTGGAGCCGACACCCGACGAAACGGAGATAGACGCTTGGGTGCGTCAGTCTGTTGGCTTGTTTTTGCAGGGGTGTCGGTTAGCCCGTTAA